ACCCGATCGAGCGGGATCGTCGAGGTCATGACGGCGAGCTTGTCGTGGTCGAGTTCGCGGGCGATCCGGTTCCAGGCCTCGATCCGCAGCGCCTTCGGAGCCATCACCGAATCGACTCCCAGCAGCGCAACGTTTCGCAGGATGAACGGCGCGACGGTCGTGGGAAGATCCATGCCGCCCGCGAGGCCGCAGGCGGCAATCGCACCGCCGTACTTCGTCATGGACAGGACATTGGCGAGCGTCGTGGAACCGACCGTATCGATGCCCGCCGCCCAGCGCTCCTTGGCGAGCGGCCGCGCCGGACCGGCGAACTCGCTGCGGTCGAGAATCTCGGCGGCTCCGAGACCTCTCAGGTAGTCGGCCTCCTCGGGCCGCCCTGTGGAGGCGATGACATGCCATCCGGCTTTCGCAAGCAACGCCACGGCCACCGAGCCGACGCCGCCGACCGCGCCCGTCACGATAGCCGGCCCGCGGTCCGGGCTCAGGCCATGGCGCTCCAGGGCCATCAGGCAGAGCATCGCCGTGTAGCCCGCCGTTCCGACCGCCATGGCCTGAAGGGGCGATAATCCCTGCGGAAGCGGGATCAGCCACTCGCCCCTGACGCGCACCTTCTCCGCATAGGCGCCGAGATGGGTTTCGCCCAGGCCCCAGCCGTTGAGCACCACCGCGTCGCCGGGCTTGAATTCGGGATTCGAGGAAGCCTCCACCGTGCCGACGAGATCGACGCCGGGAATCATGGGAAAGCGGCGCACCACCGGGGCCTTGCCGGTGATCGCGAGGCCGTCCTTGTAGTTCAAGGTCGAGTGCGACACGCGCACGGTGACGTCGCCGTCCATGAGATCCGCCTCATCGAAGGCCCGGATCTCGACCCTTTGACCGGCTTCGTTCTTGTCGATGACGATGGCTTTGAACGTGCTCATGGCATTTCCTCCCCGGTCCATTTGGGGCGCGTCGGAGGGCCGGGGCAAGCGGAACCGCCTTGGAACGGCTTCCACTTTCGTGGAATCCCTCCCTTCTTTTCCTTGCTCGGCCGCACGTTTTGACGGTGAGCCGGACCCACTTCACCGAAAAATTGTTTCAGCCTTCGGAGCAGTTGAAAGCCTACTCCGCCGGCTGCAGGGCGGGCCCGCGCTGCACGGGCTGCTCCTTGATCGGCAGGTTGATCAGGGCGGAGGCGAGGCCAAGCAGAACCGAGAGCCACCAGACCGCGCTGTAATTGCCGTTGATCTCGTAGAGCAGGCCGCCGAGCCAGACCCCGAGGAAACCGCCGACCTGGTGAGAGAAGAACGCGAAGCCGTAGAGCATGGCCATGTAGCGTGTGCCGAACATCAGCATCACGAGGGAGGATGTGGGCGGCACGGTGGAGAGCCACAGCACACCGATGGACATACCGAACAGGATCGACGTCACCGGCGTGGCTGGGACCAGAATGAAAGCGGCAATCGCCACCGAGCGGCCGAGATAGATCCAGGCGAGGAGCCAGCGCTTGGACATGCGGGTGGAGAGCCAGCCCGAGGCGAGAGAGCCGACTGCGTTGGCGAGCCCGATGGTGGCAAGCGTCCATCCGCCGACAGCGGCGGAAAGACCCGCGTCCTTGAGATAGGCCGGCAGGTGGACGGTGATGAAGGCGAGTTGGAAGCCGCAGGTGAAGAAGCCGAGCACCAGCAGCACATAGGAGCGGTGCCGGAAGGCCTCCGTCAGGGCCTGCTTGATCGACTGGTTCGGCAGCGCGGCCGCTCCGGCCTGGGCCGCATCGGCGGTCGGCCGCGTGGCGAGCGCGAGCGCCAGGGGCATGACGAGCAGCACGCTCGCGGCGAAGACCAGCAGCGCCTGATGCCAGCCGAAGGAATCGATCAGCACATTGCCGATGGGCGGGAACAGGAATTGACCGAAGGAGCCGGCCGCCGTGCCGGCGCCGAAGGCCATGGGCCGCCATTGCTCCGGCAGGAGCTTGCCGAAGGCGCCGAGCACCAGATTGAACGAACAGCCCGACAGGCCGAATCCGATGAGCACGCCGGCGCCGAGATGAAGCATGCCGGGCGTGGTCGCATAGGCCATCACGACGAGGCCGAGGGCATAGAGCAATGCGCCCACGCAGAGCACCCGGAGCGCCCCGAACCGATCCGCCACCGCTCCGGCGAAGGGCTGCCCCACGCCCCAGAGCAGGTTCTGAATCGCGATGGCGAAGCCGAACGTGTCGCGGCCCCAGCCATATTCGGTGATCATGGGGAGCTGGAACAGCCCGGAGGACGCCCGCGGCCCGAAGGTGATCAGGGCGATCAGGCAGCCGCAGACAACGATGAGTTCCGGAGAAACACGGGATCGAGCGGGAGAGGCGGACATGCTCACGGCCCTCAGAAGAGGCAACAAGGGTGCGCAGACTATCCCAAGTCGTTCATCAGCAACATTGAAAGTTTGTAGGCTTTGGCATGAGAAAAGGTGATGGATGCCCTAGGGGCGAACGGGAGCCTGGTTTCTCCCGCAGGCCGTCTGCCTCGTCAAACCACGAAGAAGTCCTGATGCCCGAGCTTCAGGTTCTTGCCAAGAACGGCGACCTTCACCTGAGCAGCTGCGCCGGTCCCGTCCGCATCGTAGAAGAGCGTGCCGGTTTTCCTGTCGTAGATGATCCGGTCCTCACGGTCCTGCGCCTTCGAGGCCCGGACGAACATGTCGGCGTCGAACGCCTTCGGACTGGACGCGCTGCCGGCGCCCAGTCGGGTGAAAATCTTGTTGTCGAGCAGGATCGAATCGTAAGTCGTGTTGAAGTCGTAGATCCGGTCGATGTTCGTACCTTTGCCGACCTTGCTGTCGAAGATGAAGCTGTCCCAGCCTGCCCCGCCGTAGAGCTTGTCGTCTCCGGTCCCTCCCTGAAGGGTGTCGCTGCCGGAGCCGCCGAAGAGCGTGTCACTCCCCCCATTGCCCTTCAGCAAGTTCGCGGCGGCATTGCCCTGGAGCGTGTCCGCGAAGCCTCCGCCGGTGGCGTTTTCGATCATCACTCCGTTGGCGATCGTAAAGCCGCCGGCAAACTCACTCTCGCGGGAGACGAATCCTCCCGCATTGGGATCGCCGTCCCGTAGCGTCGCGGCGCGAAGATCGATGACGACGCCCGCATGGGCCTGCGCCGCGCTGATCGTATCCTTTCCCCCGGAATCCCAGAGGCAGGACCATCCCCGATTCGCGACCTCCGGACTCGAAGTCGGCAATGTATAGACATCGTTCCCTTGGCCGGTCTTGGTGTTCTTTCCATAGAGAGCCTGCAGGGCGGCGATATCGAAAGCCCCCAGCCCCGCCTGGTTCCCATAGGTCTTGTCATAGCCGGCATCACCCCATCCGGGGTTGTAGGACATGACCGTCCAGATGCCCTGGTTCAAACCGTATTGCCCCGTCGAGAAGGCGTCAGTGACGCCCGGAAAGGTCGTTGCGTCCTGATTTGTCCCGCCATCATGCGGATGGGCAAGACCCATGCCGTGGCCCAATTCGTGCAGCACGGTGTTAAGGACGTCGCTGCCGAAAGAGAAGCCGCTCCCTGTCAGCGCCGCAGAATTGAAATATCCCCAGCTCTGCTCATTGTTCGGCAATTCGTGCAGTCCGAGCGTATCGCTGCCCAAGTCTGTCTTCCACCAGACGATGTTGGCCTCCGCAACGTAATTGGCACGCACGAATGTCAGCCCGCAGACGCTTTCGTAGACCCCCATCGCGTAGTCGAAGGCGGCTTTCTCGATATCGGTCCAATTCCGGGCTGACGCGGCGCTCGCCAGAACTTCGCTCGGGCCATGAACGGTATCGGCGGCCGTGAAATCCCTGCCTTGCCCGAACCAGACTTTGATCGGCCCGCTCGCGGTATTCCAGGCGGAGCCACCCCAGACAAGGGAATCCACATAGGGATTGCCATAGCCCGAACCCGGAACGGAACTTCGGATGCTTGCCACGATGTCCTCGCCTTGGATGTCACATTGGGAAGCTATACCAATACATTATAACTTCTGAAGTGTCGAAGCGCACCCGAGAGGAGTTCTTGCGGGTCGAATGCGAAGAAGCGGCTCGCATGCTGCTCTTGTTCTTCGATTTCCCACGTCCTCTCACGCAAAATCGATGCCCGCTTTTGCGTGAGAGGCGCTAAGTCTGCCCGGGTTTGAGCTTGTAGAAGATGTGACGGCCGATCACGTCCATCTTCTTCAGGCGACGTGCCCAGTAAGGCTTTACGTAATCCGCGTGATAATGGGTCGCGCCGCCCACATCGGCCAAGTACGTCTTGCCTTCGAGCACGGCACTCGCGACGCTCTTGGCGCGCTCCCAGGACTCCGTATCGCGGATGCGCAGAGCCTTGCCCTCGCAGGCGAAGGTGAACTGACAGGCGAGATGGCGATGGCGGTTCTGATAGACGACGCCACAGATGCTGGACGGATAAAGGCCGCTCTTCACCCGGTTGAGCACCACTTGAGCCACCGCCGCCTGCCCTTCGAGAGGCTCGCTGCGGGCCTCGAAATAGACGGCCTCGGCAAGGCAGCGCTGCTCCTTGCTCATATTGTCCGGATCGATCAGGTCGGCATAGCGCGGGCGATCCGCGTCGTCGCCTTTCGGCAGGATGGTCAGGGCGCCATAGCCTCCACGGTCGAGGCGCGGCGATTGCAGGGACACGGGAGCCGCCGCGATCTCGATGGGCGTTGCCTCCATGGGAGCCGGTGTCGCCGAAGACAAGGCGGTGGCGCGCTTCACCATGGGGGTCGTCGGGCTCGCGGCCGCTCCGGTGGAGCCCGCGGCGGCGGCCGCCGGCGACTGCACGGAGGTGGTCTGCCGCGTCGTGGTGTATTCGGGCGTCTCCCAGGGCTGGAAGACCTGTTCGGTTTCCGGCGCTTCGAGCTGGCCCTCCATGAGGACGGTGGGCGGCAGGAGCCGCTCGTCGTGGCTGTAGAGCAGCCGCGCGCCGGTCGCGTGCTCGAGCGTGGGACGCAGTTGCTTGGCCCGGCGGGACAAGGTGGCATGCGGCGCTACCAGGGGATGACCCTTCAGGGCGCGATCGACGACCGGATCTGGGCCCGCATCAGCCTTCCTGTCAGCCTTGAGAGGCGCGGAATCGGCCGTTTCATCCGGCAAGTCATAGCGCGGCATGGAGCGGAGGATGTCGCGATCGATTCCGAGCTTGCCATCGGCGATGGAGGCTCCGGTCGGAGGAATGAGCGCCGTCTCGACGAGACGGGCGGTCGCGCTGCGCGGCGTGAAGCTGACGCCGGAATGCAGGTCGTTGCTGGCCGAGGCGGTGAACGAGATCAGCAGCCCTGTCGCCAGCGCCCAGGGTGCCGTCGTGGCGCAGATCCATTTCACTCGAGAACGACGATACGGAAGACGCACGCGCAACACCCTGCAAAAACTCATGAACATCACGGAGCATCCAGCAGGAGGGCTCCGATGACTCAAAGTTATCGCGGGTTAAGGTTGATGGGTGGTTAAAGCCGGCCTTCCCTCACCCGGCCCTTGCTGCGGCAGCCTGACGCTTCTCGGCGAGACGGCGCAGGGCAGAGCCCGTTTCAGGATCGGCCGGGAAGAAGGCCTCGATGGCGAGTTCCGAGAGAGTGACGTCCACGGGCGTTCCGAAGATCGTCGTGGTGCTGAAGAGCGTCAATACGCCCTCCTCCGTCTGGACCTGGAGCGGCACGACGATGCCGGCATAATCGTGGCTCGTCTTCGGCGCTCGCGCGGCCGCATCGGGCGTCGGATAGGAGCGCAACTCCTCGATCAGGGCGGCCAGGACAGCATCGCCCGTCGCATCCACCTGACGATGCAGGCGGTGGACCAGATGGTTGCGCCATTCGGTGAAGTTCACGATGCGCCGCGCAAGGCCCGCCGGATGGATGCTCAGGCGCAGCACGTTGACGGGCGGCTTCATCAGGGCCGGATCCACGTCGCCGATCAGCGCC
This region of Microvirga mediterraneensis genomic DNA includes:
- a CDS encoding helix-turn-helix domain-containing protein, translated to MTTASTRPVTTDRHVGDYLREWRQRRRLSQMDLALEAEISTRHLSFLETGRSQPSREMVLLLAEKLDMPLRERNIMLVSAGFAPVYSQRSLDDPALAGMRQAVDLVLKGHDPYPALAVDRHWSLVSANDALVALIGDVDPALMKPPVNVLRLSIHPAGLARRIVNFTEWRNHLVHRLHRQVDATGDAVLAALIEELRSYPTPDAAARAPKTSHDYAGIVVPLQVQTEEGVLTLFSTTTIFGTPVDVTLSELAIEAFFPADPETGSALRRLAEKRQAAAARAG
- a CDS encoding MDR family oxidoreductase, whose protein sequence is MSTFKAIVIDKNEAGQRVEIRAFDEADLMDGDVTVRVSHSTLNYKDGLAITGKAPVVRRFPMIPGVDLVGTVEASSNPEFKPGDAVVLNGWGLGETHLGAYAEKVRVRGEWLIPLPQGLSPLQAMAVGTAGYTAMLCLMALERHGLSPDRGPAIVTGAVGGVGSVAVALLAKAGWHVIASTGRPEEADYLRGLGAAEILDRSEFAGPARPLAKERWAAGIDTVGSTTLANVLSMTKYGGAIAACGLAGGMDLPTTVAPFILRNVALLGVDSVMAPKALRIEAWNRIARELDHDKLAVMTSTIPLDRVLEAGRQIVDGKVKGRVVVDIAR
- a CDS encoding MFS transporter; protein product: MSASPARSRVSPELIVVCGCLIALITFGPRASSGLFQLPMITEYGWGRDTFGFAIAIQNLLWGVGQPFAGAVADRFGALRVLCVGALLYALGLVVMAYATTPGMLHLGAGVLIGFGLSGCSFNLVLGAFGKLLPEQWRPMAFGAGTAAGSFGQFLFPPIGNVLIDSFGWHQALLVFAASVLLVMPLALALATRPTADAAQAGAAALPNQSIKQALTEAFRHRSYVLLVLGFFTCGFQLAFITVHLPAYLKDAGLSAAVGGWTLATIGLANAVGSLASGWLSTRMSKRWLLAWIYLGRSVAIAAFILVPATPVTSILFGMSIGVLWLSTVPPTSSLVMLMFGTRYMAMLYGFAFFSHQVGGFLGVWLGGLLYEINGNYSAVWWLSVLLGLASALINLPIKEQPVQRGPALQPAE
- a CDS encoding M10 family metallopeptidase C-terminal domain-containing protein — protein: MASIRSSVPGSGYGNPYVDSLVWGGSAWNTASGPIKVWFGQGRDFTAADTVHGPSEVLASAASARNWTDIEKAAFDYAMGVYESVCGLTFVRANYVAEANIVWWKTDLGSDTLGLHELPNNEQSWGYFNSAALTGSGFSFGSDVLNTVLHELGHGMGLAHPHDGGTNQDATTFPGVTDAFSTGQYGLNQGIWTVMSYNPGWGDAGYDKTYGNQAGLGAFDIAALQALYGKNTKTGQGNDVYTLPTSSPEVANRGWSCLWDSGGKDTISAAQAHAGVVIDLRAATLRDGDPNAGGFVSRESEFAGGFTIANGVMIENATGGGFADTLQGNAAANLLKGNGGSDTLFGGSGSDTLQGGTGDDKLYGGAGWDSFIFDSKVGKGTNIDRIYDFNTTYDSILLDNKIFTRLGAGSASSPKAFDADMFVRASKAQDREDRIIYDRKTGTLFYDADGTGAAAQVKVAVLGKNLKLGHQDFFVV
- a CDS encoding cell wall hydrolase; amino-acid sequence: MRLPYRRSRVKWICATTAPWALATGLLISFTASASNDLHSGVSFTPRSATARLVETALIPPTGASIADGKLGIDRDILRSMPRYDLPDETADSAPLKADRKADAGPDPVVDRALKGHPLVAPHATLSRRAKQLRPTLEHATGARLLYSHDERLLPPTVLMEGQLEAPETEQVFQPWETPEYTTTRQTTSVQSPAAAAAGSTGAAASPTTPMVKRATALSSATPAPMEATPIEIAAAPVSLQSPRLDRGGYGALTILPKGDDADRPRYADLIDPDNMSKEQRCLAEAVYFEARSEPLEGQAAVAQVVLNRVKSGLYPSSICGVVYQNRHRHLACQFTFACEGKALRIRDTESWERAKSVASAVLEGKTYLADVGGATHYHADYVKPYWARRLKKMDVIGRHIFYKLKPGQT